One Cinclus cinclus chromosome 24, bCinCin1.1, whole genome shotgun sequence genomic window carries:
- the OSBPL7 gene encoding oxysterol-binding protein-related protein 7 codes for MGSHEKDPSSPKRALSRSNSTVSSKHSSVQQGSESWEVVEEPRARGSPGQQPQRHEGYLLKKRKWPLKGWHKRYFVLENGILKYSTTRQDVLKGKLHGAIDVRQSVMSVNKKAQRVDLDTEDNIYHLKIKTPELFSSWVNSLCTHHHGERPETCPHGGPTGTSTKGQWTRILPSGSAPALSTLSSSRDKVNAWLKDSEGLERCSAELSDCQAKLQELTGMLQHLEALHRIPSAPLIPSSQPSAATERPKKGRRTTRIWCTQSFAKDDTIGRVGRLHGSVPNLSRYLESSQSQLPFSLPPEYSQLQRSFWVLAQKVHGSLSSVVAALVVERARLEEMRQALDRQSSPFPQPALRRFHSLSVSSDTTLDSFASLHPDEPDALPAKGREQQLSNRSIVSLADSHTEFFDACEVFLSASSSENEPSEDESCISEVTTSVCEETTEPGGPGRPPTGAERPEEPAEPPPLEPPLELPGPDPRRRNRLPAPPAPSGDVSLWGLLRSSVGKDLSRVALPVQLNEPLNTLQRLCEELEYSSLLDRASRARDPRQRLVYVAAFAVSAYASTYYRAGSKPFNPVLGETYECVRPDRGFRFISEQVSHHPPISACHAESDNFVFWQDMRWKNKFWGKSLEIVPVGTVNVQLPRTGDHYEWNKVTTCIHNVLSGPRWIEHYGEVLIRNIRDASYHCKLTFCKARYWGAGANEVQGAVLSRSGTAVERLAGKWHEGLHRGPTPGQCVWKANPMPRDHERNYGFTQFALELNELTPELRRVLPSTDTRLRPDQRYLEEGNVPAAEAQKRQIEQLQRDRRRVMEENNITHQARFFRRLTDANGKESWVTNNTYWKLRLNPGFAHLDSAVLW; via the exons ATGGGCAGCCACGAGAAGGACCCGTCCTCTCCGAAAAGGGCCCTGTCCCGCTCCAACAGCACCGTGTCTTCCAAGCACAGCAGCGTCCAGCAG ggctcagagagctgggaggtggtggaggaGCCCCGTgcccggggcagccccgggcAGCAGCCGCAGCGGCACGAGGGGTACCTGCTCAAGAAGAGGAAATGGCCCCTGAAGGGCTGGCACAAG CGGTACTTCGTGCTGGAAAATGGGATCCTGAAATATTCCACCACGCGCCAGGAT GTCCTGAAGGGCAAACTGCACGGTGCCATCGATGTCCGGCAGTCCGTCATGTCCGTCAACAAGAAGGCGCAGAGGGTTGACCTGGACACAGAGGACAATATTTATCACCTCAAG ATCAAGACCCCGGAGCTATTCTCCAGCTGGGTGAACAGCCTCTGCACCCACCACCACGGCGAGCGGCCGGAGACATGTCCCCATGGGGGTCCCACGGGGACCAGCACGAAG GGCCAGTGGACACGGATCCTGCCCTCGGGCAGTGCCCCTGCCCTGTCCACACTGTCCAGCTCCCGGGACAAAGTGAACGCCTGGCTGAAGGACAGCGAGGGGCTGGAGCGCTGCTCGGCCG AGCTGTCGGACTGCCAGGCCAAGCTGCAGGAGCTGACGGGAATGCTCCAACACCTGGAGGCCCTGCACcgcatcccctcagccccgctcATCCCCAGCAGCCAG CCCTCGGCTGCTACGGAGAGGCCGAAGAAGGGCCGGAGGACCACCAGGATCTGGTGCACTCAGAGCTTTGCCAAGGATGACACCATCGGCAGG gtGGGTCGCCTGCACGGCTCTGTCCCCAACCTGTCCCGCTACCTGGAGTCATCGCAGAGCCAGCTGCCCTTCAGCCTCCCCCCGGAGTACAGCCAGCTGCAGCGCAGCTTCTGGGTCCTGGCCCAGAAAG TGCACGGCTCGCTCAGCAGCGTGGTGGCCGCTCTGGTGGTCGAGAGGGCTCGTCTGGAGGAGATGCGGCAAGCGCTGGACCGGCAGT CCTCCCCCTTCCCACAGCCCGCCCTGCGCCGCTTCCACTCCCTCTCAGTCTCCTCCGACACCACGCTGGACTCGTTTGCCTCGCTGCACCCGGATGAG CCGGACGCGCTGCCTGCCAAGGGccgggagcagcagctctccaacCGCAGCATCGTCTCGCTGGCCGACTCCCACACCGAGTTCTTTGATGCCTGCGAGGTTTTCCTCTCCGCCAGCTCCTCTGAGAACGAG CCCTCGGAGGACGAGTCGTGCATCAGCGAGGTCACCACCAGCGTCTGCGAGGAGACCACCGAGCCGGGGGGGCCGGGCCGCCCCCCGACAG GAGCGGAGCGCCCGGAGGAGccggcggagccgccgccgctgGAGCCGCCGCTGGAGCTACCGGGACCGGACCCGCGGCGGAGGAACCGCCTGCCCGCACCCCCCGCACCCTCGGGGGATGTGAGCCTGTGGGGGCTCCTGCGGAGCAGCGTGGGCAAGGATTTGTCCCGCGTGGCGCTGCCCGTGCAGCTGAACGAGCCGCTGAACACCCTGCAGCGGCTCTGCGAGGAGCTGGAGTACAGCTCGCTGCTCGACAGAGCCAGCCGTGCCCGCGACCCCCGGCAGCGCCTG gtgTACGTGGCCGCCTTCGCCGTGTCCGCCTACGCCTCCACCTACTACCGAGCGGGCAGCAAACCCTTCAACCCCGTGCTGGGTGAGACCTACGAGTGCGTGCGGCCCGACCGCGGCTTCCGCTTCATCAGCGAGCAG gtgtctcaccaccctcccatCTCAGCCTGCCACGCTGAGTCTGACAATTTTGTCTTCTGGCAAG ACATGAGATGGAAGAACAAATTCTGGGGTAAATCCCTGGAGATCGTCCCCGTGGGCACCGTCAATGTCCAGTTACCCAG GACTGGGGACCACTACGAGTGGAACAAGGTGACCACGTGCATCCACAACGTGCTGAGCGGGCCCCGCTGGATCGAGCACTATGGGGAGGTGCTGATCCGCAACATCCGCGACGCCTCCTACCACTGCAAGCTCACCTTCTGCAAG GCTCGGTACTGGGGCGCGGGGGCCAACGAGGTTCAGGGGGCCGTGCTGAGCCGCAGCGGGACGGCCGTGGAGCGCCTGGCCGGCAAGTGGCACGAGGGGCTGCACCGCGGGCCCACCCCGGGCCAGTGCGTCTGGAAAGCCA ACCCCATGCCCCGTGACCACGAGAGGAATTACGGCTTCACGCAGTTCGCGCTGGAGCTGAACGAGCTCACGCCGGAGCTCCGCAGGGTCCTGCCCTCCACGGACACGCGCCTGCGGCCGGACCAGCG GTACCTGGAGGAGGGGAACGTGCCGGCGGCCGAGGCGCAGAAGCGCCAGATcgagcagctccagagggacCGGCGCCGTGTCATGGAGGAGAACAACATCACCCACCAGGCTCGGTTCTTCAG GCGTCTGACGGATGCTAATGGCAAGGAGTCCTGGGTCACCAACAACACCTACTGGAAGCTGCGCCTGAACCCCGGCTTCGCCCACCTGGACAGCGCAGTGCTCTGGTAG
- the MRPL10 gene encoding large ribosomal subunit protein uL10m isoform X2, with the protein MAALGGGGTRWRRAWLPSLQLLRRGSKAVTRHWKAMHFQRQKLMAVTEYLPPRPAVPPRCLPRPSTGAQQEDGQVRVLRRQVEETLRGSRIVAVCQYNSMPDEDVAMFRHYLRKHNIHVKFVLNEIVRPVLAQSKYRNLLPLFVCQNILLVSPETRAREMLRVLKGVPQVNLLGACIDDTILSRKGVENFAQLPSLEVSQGQTVAALSLLSSQTSSLLQRGPAHLTALLDEHIRRLRDTGGATEPPPGQSTGNL; encoded by the exons ATGGCGGCGCTGGGTGGCGGCGGGACGCGATGGAGGAGGG CCTggctgccctccctgcagctcctgcggCGCGGTTCCAAGGCGGTGACGCGGCACTGGAAGGCCATGCACTTCCAGCGGCAGAAGCTGATGGCTGTCACCGAGTACCTGCCCCCACGGCCGGCCGTGCCCCCGCGTTGCCTGCCCCGTCCCAGCACCGGGGCACAGCAG GAGGACGGCCAGGTGCGGGTGCTGCGGCGCCAGGTGGAGGAGACGCTGCGGGGCAGCCGCATAGTGGCCGTGTGCCAGTACAACTCCATGCCGGACGAGGACGTGGCCATGTTCCGGCACTACCTGCGCAAGCACAACATCCACGTCAAGTTCGTCCTCAACGAG ATTGTCAGGCCGGTGCTGGCGCAGTCCAAGTACCGCAATCTGCTGCCGCTGTTCGTGTGCCAGAACATCCTGCTGGTGAGCCCGGAGACTCGGGCCAGGGAGATGCTGCGTGTGCTCAAGGGAGTGCCCCAGGTCAACCTGCTGG GTGCCTGCATCGACGACACGATCCTGAGCCGGAAGGGAGTGGAGAACTTTGCCCAGCtgccatccctggaggtgtcccaggggCAGACGGtggcagccctgtccctgctgtcctcccAGACCTCGTCCCTGCTCCAGCGGGGTCCAGCTCACCTCACGGCACTCCTGGATGAGCACATCCGACGGCTGCGGGACACGGGGGGAGCCACGGAGCCTCCCCCAGGCCAGAGCACTGGGAATCTCTGA
- the MRPL10 gene encoding large ribosomal subunit protein uL10m isoform X1, which yields MRAPRGPWEHLMIHGTASKSMASPHNPWDHLPPAPPAVGSQQGSHPIPLSHILHSLSPEGVTGVVPHPTFPIPYPTFPVLRPHISHSPSHIPPSPSNTPHAPSHIPHSLPQEDGQVRVLRRQVEETLRGSRIVAVCQYNSMPDEDVAMFRHYLRKHNIHVKFVLNEIVRPVLAQSKYRNLLPLFVCQNILLVSPETRAREMLRVLKGVPQVNLLGACIDDTILSRKGVENFAQLPSLEVSQGQTVAALSLLSSQTSSLLQRGPAHLTALLDEHIRRLRDTGGATEPPPGQSTGNL from the exons ATGAGAGCACCTCGAGGTCCGTGGGAACACCTAATGATCCACGGAACCGCCTCAAAATCCATGGCATCACCTCACAACCCCTGGGACCATCTCCCCCCAGCGCCTCCAGCTGTGGGATCACAGCAGGGgtcccatcccattcccctTTCCCATATTCTACATTCCCTGTCCCCTGAAGGGGTCACAGGGGTAGTCCCACATCCCACATTCCCCATCCCATATCCCACATTCCCTGTCCTCCGTCCCCATATCTCACATTCCCCGTCCCACATCCCGCCTTCCCCATCCAATACCCCACATGCCCCGTCCCATATCCCACATTCCCTGCCCCAGGAGGACGGCCAGGTGCGGGTGCTGCGGCGCCAGGTGGAGGAGACGCTGCGGGGCAGCCGCATAGTGGCCGTGTGCCAGTACAACTCCATGCCGGACGAGGACGTGGCCATGTTCCGGCACTACCTGCGCAAGCACAACATCCACGTCAAGTTCGTCCTCAACGAG ATTGTCAGGCCGGTGCTGGCGCAGTCCAAGTACCGCAATCTGCTGCCGCTGTTCGTGTGCCAGAACATCCTGCTGGTGAGCCCGGAGACTCGGGCCAGGGAGATGCTGCGTGTGCTCAAGGGAGTGCCCCAGGTCAACCTGCTGG GTGCCTGCATCGACGACACGATCCTGAGCCGGAAGGGAGTGGAGAACTTTGCCCAGCtgccatccctggaggtgtcccaggggCAGACGGtggcagccctgtccctgctgtcctcccAGACCTCGTCCCTGCTCCAGCGGGGTCCAGCTCACCTCACGGCACTCCTGGATGAGCACATCCGACGGCTGCGGGACACGGGGGGAGCCACGGAGCCTCCCCCAGGCCAGAGCACTGGGAATCTCTGA